The following are from one region of the Achromobacter xylosoxidans genome:
- a CDS encoding YajQ family cyclic di-GMP-binding protein, protein MPTFDVVSEVDKHELSNAVDQANRELATRFDFKGSDARFELDEFVVTQVASSAFQLKQMLDILRGRLSARGIDVRCLDVADPLENLGGARQKVTIKQGIEQPVAKKLIAAIKNAKLKVESQINGDKLRISGKKRDDLQTAIALLKKTDVDLPLQFENFRD, encoded by the coding sequence ATGCCTACTTTTGACGTCGTCTCCGAAGTCGACAAACACGAACTCTCCAACGCCGTCGACCAGGCCAACCGCGAACTGGCCACCCGCTTCGATTTCAAGGGCAGCGACGCCAGGTTCGAGCTCGACGAGTTTGTCGTAACGCAGGTCGCTTCCAGCGCCTTCCAGCTCAAGCAGATGCTGGACATCCTGCGCGGCCGCTTGTCGGCCCGCGGCATCGACGTGCGCTGCCTGGACGTGGCCGATCCCCTCGAAAACCTGGGCGGCGCCCGCCAGAAGGTCACCATCAAGCAGGGCATCGAGCAGCCGGTGGCCAAGAAGCTCATCGCCGCCATCAAGAACGCCAAGCTCAAGGTGGAATCGCAGATCAACGGCGACAAGCTGCGCATCAGCGGCAAGAAGCGCGACGACCTGCAGACCGCCATCGCGCTGCTGAAGAAGACCGACGTCGACCTGCCGCTGCAGTTCGAAAACTTCCGCGACTGA
- a CDS encoding tartrate dehydrogenase produces the protein MKTYRIATIPGDGIGKEVIPAGQRIMQELARDGGLSFEFEDFDWGGDYYRKHGVMMPADGLDALRGKDAILFGSAGDPHIPDHITLWGLRLKICQGFDQYANVRPTRILPGIDAPLKRCAPGQLDWVIVRENSEGEYSGVGGRVHQGHPLEAATDVSIMTRAGVERILRFAFKLAQSRPRKLLTVVTKSNAQRHAMVMWDEIALEVSREFPDVAWDKELVDAATARMVNRPASLDTIVATNLHADILSDLAAALAGSLGIAPTGNIDPERRYPSMFEPIHGSAFDIMGKGLANPVGTFWSVVMLLEHLGETQAAARLMQAIESVTADPSLHTGDLGGTATTEQVTAAVCAKLAAAGRAKAA, from the coding sequence ATGAAGACCTATCGCATCGCAACCATCCCCGGCGACGGCATCGGCAAGGAAGTGATTCCGGCCGGACAGCGCATCATGCAGGAACTGGCCCGGGACGGCGGCCTGAGCTTCGAGTTCGAGGATTTCGACTGGGGCGGCGACTATTACCGCAAGCACGGCGTGATGATGCCGGCCGACGGCCTGGACGCGCTGCGCGGCAAGGACGCCATCCTGTTCGGTTCGGCCGGCGATCCGCACATTCCCGACCACATCACTCTGTGGGGCTTGCGGCTGAAGATCTGCCAGGGCTTCGACCAGTACGCCAATGTGCGCCCGACGCGCATCCTGCCCGGCATCGATGCGCCGCTCAAGCGCTGCGCGCCGGGCCAGCTGGACTGGGTCATCGTGCGCGAGAACTCCGAGGGCGAATATTCCGGCGTGGGCGGCCGGGTGCACCAGGGCCATCCGCTGGAAGCCGCGACCGACGTGTCCATCATGACCCGCGCGGGCGTCGAACGCATCCTGCGCTTCGCCTTCAAGCTGGCGCAATCCCGTCCGCGCAAGCTGCTGACGGTGGTCACCAAGTCCAACGCGCAGCGCCACGCCATGGTCATGTGGGACGAGATCGCCCTGGAGGTGAGCCGCGAGTTTCCGGACGTGGCCTGGGACAAGGAACTGGTCGACGCGGCCACCGCCCGCATGGTGAACCGCCCGGCATCGCTGGATACCATCGTCGCCACCAATCTGCACGCCGACATCCTGAGCGACCTGGCGGCGGCGCTGGCCGGCAGCCTGGGCATCGCGCCCACCGGCAACATCGATCCGGAACGCCGCTATCCCTCCATGTTCGAACCCATCCACGGGTCGGCCTTCGACATCATGGGCAAGGGCCTGGCGAACCCGGTCGGCACTTTCTGGTCCGTGGTCATGCTGCTGGAGCACCTGGGCGAGACGCAGGCCGCGGCGCGGCTGATGCAGGCGATCGAAAGCGTGACCGCCGATCCCTCTCTGCATACGGGCGACCTGGGCGGAACCGCCACCACGGAGCAGGTCACGGCAGCCGTGTGCGCGAAGCTGGCGGCTGCGGGCAGGGCCAAGGCCGCATAG
- a CDS encoding Bug family tripartite tricarboxylate transporter substrate binding protein gives MHKRTIPARVLALACLAGLTIAGGAQAQGYPARPVNLVVPFPAGGTTDVLARALGQELAKSLGQPVVVENKPGAGSTLGADYVAKAAPDGYTLLMGAVHHTIATSVYKSLHYDFQKDFAPVTTVALVPNVLVVNPKLPAQDVKSLLKLAQGQPGKLTYGSNGMGTGQHLIGAQFEKEGHVQLLHVPYKGSGPLTTDLLGGQIDMSFDTVTPVLAHIQSGKLRALAVTTNQRSAALPDVPTMEEAGLKPFNMGTWFGVLAPAATPADVVGRLNAEMVKIIRSPDFSRRMAEIGAVPIGDTPAEMKARIGTDTENYAKLVKDAKVAIN, from the coding sequence ATGCACAAGAGAACGATACCCGCGCGCGTCCTGGCGCTGGCCTGCCTGGCGGGCCTGACCATCGCCGGCGGCGCGCAGGCGCAGGGCTATCCGGCCCGGCCGGTGAACCTGGTGGTGCCGTTTCCGGCCGGCGGCACCACCGACGTGCTGGCGCGCGCGCTGGGCCAGGAGCTCGCCAAGAGCCTGGGCCAGCCCGTGGTGGTGGAGAACAAGCCGGGCGCGGGTTCGACCCTGGGCGCGGATTACGTGGCCAAGGCTGCGCCCGACGGCTATACGCTGCTGATGGGCGCCGTGCACCACACCATCGCCACCAGCGTCTACAAGAGCCTGCATTACGACTTCCAGAAGGATTTCGCGCCGGTGACTACCGTGGCCCTGGTGCCCAACGTGCTGGTGGTCAATCCCAAGCTGCCGGCGCAGGACGTGAAGTCGCTGCTGAAACTGGCGCAAGGCCAGCCGGGCAAGCTGACCTATGGCTCGAACGGCATGGGTACGGGACAACACCTGATCGGCGCGCAGTTCGAAAAGGAAGGGCATGTGCAGTTGCTGCATGTGCCTTACAAGGGTAGCGGCCCGCTGACGACCGACCTGCTGGGCGGCCAGATCGACATGTCCTTCGACACCGTGACGCCGGTGCTGGCGCACATCCAGAGCGGCAAGCTGCGCGCGCTGGCGGTCACCACCAATCAGCGTTCGGCCGCGCTGCCCGATGTGCCGACCATGGAGGAAGCCGGCCTCAAACCCTTCAACATGGGGACCTGGTTCGGCGTGCTGGCGCCGGCGGCCACGCCGGCGGACGTGGTCGGGCGCCTGAATGCCGAGATGGTCAAGATCATCCGTTCGCCCGACTTCTCGCGGCGGATGGCGGAAATAGGCGCGGTGCCTATCGGTGATACGCCTGCCGAGATGAAGGCCCGCATCGGCACGGATACCGAGAACTACGCCAAGCTGGTCAAGGACGCCAAGGTCGCGATCAACTGA
- a CDS encoding AlkA N-terminal domain-containing protein, which produces MDLNHDACYSAIQVRDSRYDGRFFTAVKTTRIYCRPVCPARTPLSKNVTFYATAAAAQEAGYHPCLRCRPETAPEVGPGHELPDGVARALQLIELGALDEDGVDVLAQRLGVGERQLRRQFRQHLGASPVAVAQTRRVLLAKQLIHETRLPMAEIAFASGFGSIRRFNEIFHDLFARAPGDLRRSGKPEVSAAQEGEIMLLLRYRPPYDWDAMLAFLRLRAIPGIEQVTDDSYARTVLLDGCQGTVTVRPGRGDALEATVRFPRLQALPAIIARLRRVFDLASDPVAIAAQFASDPVMTELIRARPGLRVPGAWDGFELAMRAVLGQQITVAAAIRLAGKLVAAHGAAMARPEGALTHVFPLPEAVAAAELASLGMPRSRAATLSAVAAAAVADRHLFDAAGGLEDAVRRLRTIRGVGEWTAQYIALRQLREPDAFPSADIGLIRALERLEARTYTPAQLLARAETWRPWRAYAAQHLWTA; this is translated from the coding sequence ATGGACCTGAACCACGACGCCTGCTACAGCGCCATCCAAGTGCGCGACTCCCGTTACGACGGCCGCTTCTTCACCGCCGTGAAGACCACGCGCATCTATTGCCGTCCGGTCTGTCCGGCGCGCACCCCATTGTCGAAGAACGTCACGTTCTATGCCACCGCGGCAGCGGCGCAAGAGGCCGGCTACCACCCCTGCCTGCGCTGCCGGCCCGAAACCGCGCCAGAGGTCGGGCCGGGGCATGAGCTGCCCGATGGCGTGGCCCGCGCGCTGCAGCTGATCGAACTGGGCGCGCTGGACGAGGACGGCGTGGACGTGCTGGCGCAGCGCCTGGGCGTGGGCGAACGCCAGTTGCGGCGCCAGTTCCGCCAGCACCTGGGCGCCTCGCCCGTGGCCGTGGCACAAACGCGGCGCGTGCTGCTGGCCAAGCAGCTGATCCACGAGACCCGGCTGCCGATGGCCGAGATCGCCTTCGCATCGGGCTTTGGCAGCATCCGCCGCTTCAACGAGATCTTCCACGACCTGTTCGCGCGCGCCCCAGGCGACCTGCGGCGCTCCGGCAAGCCGGAAGTGTCGGCGGCGCAAGAAGGCGAGATCATGCTGCTGCTGCGCTACCGCCCGCCCTATGACTGGGACGCCATGCTGGCCTTCCTGCGGCTGCGCGCGATTCCCGGCATCGAGCAGGTCACGGACGACAGCTACGCGCGCACCGTCCTGCTGGACGGCTGCCAAGGCACGGTGACGGTGCGCCCGGGCCGCGGCGATGCGCTCGAGGCCACGGTGCGCTTTCCCCGGCTGCAGGCGCTGCCGGCCATCATCGCGCGCCTGCGCCGCGTCTTCGACCTGGCCAGCGATCCGGTCGCCATCGCCGCGCAGTTCGCCAGCGATCCCGTGATGACCGAGCTGATCCGCGCGCGGCCCGGCCTGCGCGTGCCCGGCGCCTGGGACGGCTTCGAGCTGGCCATGCGCGCCGTGCTGGGCCAGCAGATCACGGTGGCCGCGGCCATACGCCTGGCCGGCAAACTGGTGGCCGCGCACGGCGCGGCCATGGCGCGTCCAGAAGGCGCGCTGACGCATGTATTCCCCTTGCCTGAAGCCGTGGCGGCGGCCGAGCTGGCCTCGCTGGGCATGCCGCGCAGCCGCGCCGCAACCTTGTCGGCGGTCGCCGCGGCGGCGGTGGCGGACAGGCATCTGTTCGATGCCGCCGGCGGCCTGGAGGATGCGGTCCGCCGGCTGCGCACAATACGGGGCGTGGGCGAATGGACGGCGCAATACATCGCGCTGCGCCAGTTGCGCGAGCCGGACGCGTTTCCGTCCGCCGACATCGGCCTGATCCGGGCCTTGGAAAGGCTGGAAGCGCGGACCTATACGCCCGCGCAATTGCTGGCCCGCGCCGAAACCTGGCGGCCCTGGCGCGCCTACGCGGCGCAGCACCTGTGGACGGCCTGA
- a CDS encoding PepSY-associated TM helix domain-containing protein: MNTTLPPSTRHRAGPPLSARAKRWLYLIHRWAGIVLCLFFAMWFISGVVMMYVGYPKLTPQERLAHLPALDSAAITVTPAQALAAAGAKDAAGMVLAAARGGAPVYVIPGEARRAPRMVDAASGALLPPADAATALATAQAWSGGQHAARYLGTVDEDAYTHSRALGPDRPLHRLDLDDPAHTRLYISSATGMVVLDATRAERIWNYAGAWIHWLYPFRGNALDGWWHDIVVWLSVAGVLLAVTGTVVGILRWRFSRPYASGSRSPYRENMMRWHHLSGLLFAVITITWIFSGLMSMNPWKLFSTGAPPLAQAAYAGAPGDTLAAPGQLIAALPAAPRELRWARADGQDVVLARSAAGAPLVLSAGNAQPHAFDPAALRAAAARLVPGARLASAETLQAYDFYYYARDEHAMLGHVEKPLPVWRLAYDDPQATWVYLDPRTGQIVSRQDSGARTSRWLFAFLHSWDWTGLLARRPLWDVLLVFLSLGGAALSLTGAVIGWRRLGKKLRA; the protein is encoded by the coding sequence ATGAACACGACGCTCCCCCCCTCGACCCGCCATCGCGCCGGGCCGCCGCTGTCGGCGCGCGCCAAGCGCTGGCTGTACCTGATCCATCGCTGGGCAGGCATCGTGCTGTGCCTGTTCTTTGCCATGTGGTTCATCTCTGGCGTGGTGATGATGTACGTGGGCTATCCCAAGCTCACGCCGCAGGAACGCCTGGCGCACTTGCCCGCGCTGGATTCCGCGGCGATCACCGTCACGCCCGCGCAGGCGCTGGCGGCGGCGGGCGCCAAGGACGCCGCCGGCATGGTGCTGGCTGCCGCGCGCGGCGGCGCGCCGGTCTACGTGATTCCCGGCGAGGCGCGGCGCGCACCCAGGATGGTGGACGCCGCCAGCGGCGCGCTGTTGCCCCCGGCCGACGCCGCCACCGCGCTGGCCACGGCGCAGGCCTGGTCCGGCGGACAGCACGCCGCCCGCTATCTGGGCACGGTGGACGAAGACGCCTACACCCATTCGCGCGCGCTGGGTCCGGACCGGCCGCTGCACCGGTTGGACCTGGACGATCCCGCGCATACGCGGCTCTACATCTCGTCCGCCACGGGCATGGTGGTGCTGGACGCCACCCGCGCCGAGCGCATCTGGAACTACGCCGGCGCCTGGATCCACTGGCTGTATCCATTCCGCGGCAATGCGCTGGACGGCTGGTGGCACGACATCGTGGTGTGGCTGTCGGTCGCCGGGGTGCTGCTGGCCGTGACGGGCACGGTGGTCGGCATCCTGCGCTGGCGCTTCTCGCGGCCCTATGCCAGCGGCAGCCGCTCGCCCTACCGCGAAAACATGATGCGCTGGCATCATTTGAGCGGCCTGCTGTTCGCGGTCATCACCATCACCTGGATCTTCAGCGGACTGATGTCCATGAATCCGTGGAAGCTGTTCAGCACGGGCGCGCCGCCCTTGGCGCAGGCGGCCTATGCCGGCGCGCCGGGGGACACGCTGGCCGCGCCCGGTCAGCTGATCGCCGCCCTGCCGGCCGCGCCGCGCGAATTGCGCTGGGCCCGCGCCGATGGCCAGGACGTAGTGCTGGCGCGCAGCGCCGCTGGCGCCCCGCTGGTGCTGTCGGCCGGCAACGCGCAGCCCCATGCGTTCGACCCGGCGGCCTTGCGCGCCGCCGCCGCCCGGCTGGTCCCGGGCGCCCGGCTCGCCAGCGCCGAAACGCTGCAGGCCTACGACTTCTATTACTACGCCCGCGACGAACACGCGATGCTGGGCCATGTCGAGAAGCCGCTTCCCGTCTGGCGGCTGGCCTATGACGATCCCCAGGCGACCTGGGTCTATCTGGACCCGCGCACGGGACAGATCGTGAGCCGGCAGGACAGCGGCGCGCGCACCAGCCGCTGGCTGTTCGCCTTCCTGCATAGCTGGGACTGGACCGGCCTCCTGGCGCGCCGCCCGCTGTGGGACGTCCTGCTGGTGTTCCTGAGCCTGGGCGGCGCGGCGCTCAGCCTGACAGGCGCGGTGATAGGCTGGCGGCGGCTGGGCAAGAAGCTGCGCGCCTGA
- the ogt gene encoding methylated-DNA--[protein]-cysteine S-methyltransferase has translation MPVQTQAFFLERVPTPIGLMLVLSDEQRRLRAVDWEDYEARMHLLLRRQYRKQQVELRDAVQASPARRALLDYFDGDVRAIDALDVATGGTDFQRAVWRALREVSGGQSISYGALAHRIARPAAVRAVGAANGANPIGIVVPCHRIVGADAALTGYGGGLHRKRWLLDHEQRWLENSCDRVE, from the coding sequence ATGCCCGTCCAAACCCAGGCTTTCTTTCTTGAGCGCGTTCCCACGCCCATCGGCCTGATGCTGGTCCTGAGCGACGAGCAGCGGCGCCTGCGGGCGGTCGATTGGGAAGACTACGAAGCGCGCATGCACCTGCTGTTGCGCAGGCAGTACCGCAAGCAGCAGGTCGAATTGCGCGATGCGGTCCAGGCGTCGCCCGCGCGGCGCGCGCTGCTGGACTACTTCGACGGCGACGTGCGCGCCATCGACGCGCTGGACGTGGCCACCGGCGGCACCGATTTCCAGCGCGCGGTGTGGCGGGCATTGCGGGAAGTATCGGGCGGCCAGTCGATCAGCTACGGCGCGCTGGCGCACCGCATCGCGCGTCCCGCCGCCGTGCGCGCGGTGGGCGCGGCCAACGGGGCGAATCCCATCGGCATCGTCGTGCCTTGCCACCGCATCGTGGGCGCGGACGCTGCCCTGACCGGTTACGGCGGCGGTTTGCACCGCAAGCGCTGGCTGCTGGATCACGAGCAGAGATGGCTTGAAAATTCTTGTGACAGGGTTGAATAG
- the arsC gene encoding arsenate reductase (glutaredoxin) (This arsenate reductase requires both glutathione and glutaredoxin to convert arsenate to arsenite, after which the efflux transporter formed by ArsA and ArsB can extrude the arsenite from the cell, providing resistance.): protein MSDVTIYHNPKCGTSRNTLAMIRNAGIEPEVVLYLETPPSRATLKALFKKAGVSVREALREKGTPYQELGLDDASLSDDALLDAIEQHPILLNRPFVTTPLGARLCRPSELVLDILPAPQQGAFAKEDGEAVIDAQGKRIQK from the coding sequence ATGTCCGACGTAACCATCTATCACAACCCCAAGTGCGGCACCTCGCGCAACACCCTGGCCATGATCCGCAACGCCGGCATCGAACCGGAAGTCGTGCTGTATCTGGAAACGCCGCCCTCGCGCGCCACCCTGAAGGCGCTGTTCAAGAAGGCCGGCGTCAGCGTGCGCGAGGCCCTGCGTGAAAAGGGCACGCCCTATCAGGAACTGGGCCTGGACGACGCGTCGCTCTCGGACGATGCGCTGCTGGACGCGATCGAGCAGCACCCCATCCTGCTGAACCGTCCCTTTGTCACGACGCCGCTGGGCGCGCGCCTGTGCCGCCCGTCGGAACTGGTGCTGGACATCCTGCCGGCCCCGCAGCAAGGCGCCTTCGCCAAGGAAGACGGCGAAGCCGTGATCGACGCGCAGGGCAAACGCATCCAGAAGTAA
- a CDS encoding DUF3829 domain-containing protein has translation MFMPRPLRMFAVLAVTLALAACGDDSAKKEAKASEPTTAQSEIIKYNQYVDTANSISTTFEQALERYEAYAVPALKEGKPLKDFVISNDSTIQRTKEKLDRALAMSTPIAEIDAPAKAFSDALGKLAPLSHELQNYAAAKTFLSDNGALAREKSPAYVAALTEVVKAENGFYRGISIKDTANTKEAFEKAKKDTVAYYRAGMVYYGKATMDKASGVFEGKGLGADQEAFKQELDKMNEMALGFDKKTREADAKGCTGMMMNVNGFLASGRKILEHTNNGRYKEDAARTGAFKMMRPTIEDDANSLRQNFNNLISDLNIGRC, from the coding sequence ATGTTTATGCCGCGCCCCTTGCGCATGTTCGCAGTTCTGGCCGTCACGCTGGCGCTCGCCGCGTGCGGCGACGACAGCGCCAAGAAGGAAGCGAAAGCGTCCGAGCCGACTACCGCTCAGTCCGAGATCATCAAGTACAACCAGTACGTCGACACCGCCAACAGCATTTCCACGACCTTCGAGCAGGCGCTGGAACGCTACGAGGCCTACGCCGTCCCGGCGCTGAAGGAAGGCAAGCCGCTCAAGGATTTCGTCATCAGCAACGACTCGACGATCCAGCGCACCAAGGAGAAGCTCGATCGCGCGCTGGCTATGTCGACGCCTATTGCCGAGATCGACGCGCCCGCCAAGGCGTTCTCGGATGCGTTGGGCAAGCTGGCGCCGCTGAGCCATGAACTGCAGAACTATGCTGCAGCCAAGACCTTCCTGTCCGACAACGGCGCGCTGGCGCGCGAGAAGAGCCCGGCCTACGTCGCGGCGCTGACCGAAGTCGTGAAGGCGGAAAACGGCTTCTACCGCGGCATCTCCATCAAGGACACGGCCAACACCAAGGAAGCCTTTGAAAAGGCCAAGAAGGACACGGTCGCCTATTACCGCGCCGGCATGGTCTATTACGGCAAGGCTACGATGGACAAGGCGTCGGGCGTGTTCGAGGGCAAGGGCCTGGGCGCCGACCAGGAGGCCTTCAAGCAGGAGCTGGACAAGATGAACGAAATGGCGCTGGGCTTCGACAAGAAGACGCGCGAGGCCGATGCCAAGGGCTGCACCGGCATGATGATGAACGTCAACGGCTTCCTGGCCTCCGGCCGCAAGATCCTGGAGCACACCAACAATGGCCGCTACAAGGAAGACGCGGCGCGCACCGGTGCGTTCAAGATGATGCGTCCCACCATCGAGGACGACGCCAACAGTCTGCGCCAGAATTTCAACAACCTGATCTCCGACCTGAACATCGGCCGCTGCTGA
- a CDS encoding phosphatase PAP2 family protein has protein sequence MNSLESLNQSLFLSINADPATPIWQIHAAMLVANRLILLVPAVLAALWLWGGRPQRDVALKALASIALALFASYLCGALWPHARPFVLGLGHAFFPHKATSSFPSNHTIIIATLAFALIYDRRWAGWGWLALAAAVLVGASRVYLGVHFPLDILGGLLLAPLAAGLTAMAWRRCGEPLTGAAQGLYRKALALPIARGWIRA, from the coding sequence ATGAATTCCCTTGAAAGCCTCAACCAGTCCCTTTTTCTTTCGATCAACGCCGACCCGGCCACCCCGATCTGGCAGATCCACGCCGCCATGCTGGTGGCGAACCGGCTGATCCTGCTGGTCCCGGCCGTACTGGCCGCCCTGTGGCTGTGGGGCGGCCGGCCGCAGCGCGATGTGGCGCTGAAGGCGTTGGCCAGCATCGCCTTGGCGCTGTTCGCAAGCTACCTGTGCGGCGCACTGTGGCCGCACGCGCGCCCCTTCGTCCTCGGCCTGGGACATGCGTTCTTCCCGCACAAGGCGACGTCCTCGTTTCCCAGCAATCACACCATCATCATCGCCACGCTGGCGTTCGCGCTGATCTACGACCGGCGCTGGGCCGGATGGGGCTGGCTGGCGCTGGCCGCGGCCGTCCTGGTCGGCGCCTCGCGCGTCTACCTGGGCGTGCACTTCCCGCTGGACATCCTGGGCGGACTCCTGCTGGCGCCGCTGGCCGCCGGGCTGACCGCCATGGCATGGCGCCGCTGCGGCGAGCCCCTGACAGGCGCGGCGCAGGGCCTGTACCGCAAGGCGCTGGCCCTGCCGATCGCGCGCGGCTGGATCCGCGCCTGA
- a CDS encoding heme ABC transporter ATP-binding protein, translated as MTLSAQNVTVNRGAARILTDVSLDIRPGEVVGLLGANGAGKSTLLGALSAELAADAGQLSLGETPLAAMPHRQQARRRAVLPQKPGLSFDLSVREVVAMGAYPFPELAPSVVDALVTQTLAEADAAHLAGRRYPELSGGEQQRVQFARVLVQCHAARERDEPRYLLLDEPTASLDPKHQGDLLRRSWELAHAGNTGVLVILHDMNLAARWCDRLLLLCGGRGIAQGTPAEVLTPANLYLAYGIDAQVIAHPLQAGRLLVLTA; from the coding sequence ATGACGCTTTCCGCGCAAAACGTGACCGTGAACCGCGGCGCAGCGCGCATTCTCACCGATGTATCGCTGGATATCCGCCCCGGAGAAGTGGTGGGCTTGCTGGGGGCCAACGGCGCTGGCAAATCCACCCTGCTGGGCGCGTTGTCAGCGGAATTGGCTGCCGATGCGGGCCAGCTGAGTTTGGGCGAGACCCCGCTTGCCGCCATGCCGCACCGGCAACAGGCGCGCCGCCGCGCCGTGCTGCCGCAAAAGCCGGGGCTGAGCTTCGACCTGAGCGTGCGCGAGGTGGTCGCCATGGGCGCCTATCCGTTCCCGGAGTTGGCGCCATCCGTGGTGGACGCGCTGGTGACGCAAACGCTGGCAGAGGCCGACGCGGCGCATCTTGCCGGGCGGCGCTATCCCGAGCTGTCCGGCGGCGAACAGCAGCGTGTCCAGTTCGCCCGCGTATTGGTTCAATGCCATGCCGCGCGCGAACGCGACGAGCCGCGCTACCTGTTGCTGGACGAACCCACCGCCAGCCTGGACCCCAAGCATCAGGGCGACCTGCTGCGGCGCTCCTGGGAGCTGGCCCATGCCGGCAATACGGGCGTACTGGTGATCCTGCACGATATGAACCTGGCCGCGCGCTGGTGCGACCGCCTGCTGCTGCTCTGCGGCGGACGCGGCATCGCGCAGGGGACGCCGGCAGAGGTCCTGACGCCGGCCAATCTGTATCTGGCCTACGGCATCGACGCGCAGGTGATTGCGCATCCCCTGCAAGCCGGCCGCCTGCTGGTGCTGACGGCGTGA
- a CDS encoding LysR family transcriptional regulator: MGHSNELQLVVELVRAGGMSAAARELGVTPAAVSKRLAQIEARLGVRLVNRSTRRLSLTAEGEVYLENARRILGEIEDLDQLIASRQDSPRGLLKVNAPLGFGRSYIAPAIAEFAQKYPEVSLQLQLTDSPADFVQDAVDVAVRFGDLPDTRLIARKIAPNRRLVCASPGYLKSHGIPATPHDLARHQCIVLRQNEAAYGLWRFTKGRRSETVKVRGNLSSNDGEVTLTWGLAGLGILQRAEWDLARYLRSGRLVQVLEDYALPQADIYAVFPERHHLSAKVRMFVDFLVAYFRKGAEDRW, from the coding sequence ATGGGACATTCCAACGAGTTGCAGCTGGTCGTCGAACTGGTGCGCGCCGGCGGCATGTCCGCCGCCGCCCGCGAGCTGGGCGTCACGCCGGCCGCGGTCAGCAAGCGGCTGGCCCAGATCGAGGCGCGGCTGGGCGTGCGGCTGGTCAACCGCAGCACGCGGCGCCTGAGCCTGACCGCGGAAGGCGAGGTCTACCTGGAAAACGCCCGCCGCATCCTGGGCGAGATCGAGGACCTGGACCAGCTGATCGCCAGCCGCCAGGACAGCCCGCGCGGCCTGCTCAAGGTCAACGCGCCGCTGGGTTTCGGCCGCAGCTACATCGCGCCCGCGATTGCGGAATTCGCCCAGAAATATCCCGAGGTGTCGCTGCAATTACAGCTGACCGACAGCCCGGCCGACTTCGTGCAGGACGCCGTCGACGTGGCCGTGCGCTTCGGCGACCTGCCCGACACCCGCCTCATCGCCCGCAAGATCGCGCCCAACCGGCGCCTGGTCTGCGCGTCGCCGGGCTACCTGAAGAGCCACGGCATTCCCGCCACGCCGCACGACCTGGCGCGGCACCAGTGCATCGTGCTGCGGCAGAATGAAGCCGCGTACGGCCTGTGGCGCTTCACCAAGGGACGCCGCAGCGAAACCGTGAAGGTGCGCGGCAACCTCAGCAGCAATGACGGCGAAGTGACGCTGACCTGGGGCCTGGCCGGCCTGGGCATCCTGCAGCGCGCCGAATGGGACCTGGCGCGCTATCTGCGCAGCGGCAGGCTGGTGCAGGTGCTGGAGGACTACGCCTTGCCGCAAGCCGACATCTACGCGGTCTTTCCGGAACGGCACCATCTGTCGGCCAAGGTGCGCATGTTCGTGGACTTCCTGGTGGCGTATTTCAGGAAGGGCGCGGAAGACCGGTGGTAA